In one window of Aquimarina spinulae DNA:
- a CDS encoding ABC transporter ATP-binding protein: MKLDIQNVSKRYNSNKYGLKEYSLNIENGILGLLGPNGAGKSTLLKMIATISKPSNGSILLNKNNVVKDPNYIRKQLGYLPQDFGVYPNLNAYEFLEYMAALKGIGGTQLKQRIAFLLEGLNLTEVAKKPIGNYSGGMKQRIGIAQALLNHPKILLFDEPTVGLDPEERVRFRNLISELANDCIVILSSHIVSDIDTIADQVAIMKEGQLLCQGNQKTIIDTVKNKVFEITMNKEEVSNFKNHHIILNTIRKKEAVIVRYISDTLIESAIPCEATLEDAYLYTTKK, encoded by the coding sequence ATGAAATTAGATATACAAAACGTATCCAAAAGATACAACAGCAATAAATATGGATTAAAAGAATATTCCCTAAACATAGAGAATGGTATTTTGGGATTACTTGGCCCTAATGGTGCAGGAAAATCCACACTATTAAAAATGATTGCTACTATTAGTAAACCATCAAATGGAAGTATTTTATTAAACAAAAACAATGTTGTAAAAGATCCAAATTATATCCGCAAACAATTAGGATATTTACCTCAGGATTTTGGAGTATACCCCAACCTGAATGCTTACGAATTCTTAGAATACATGGCTGCACTAAAAGGTATCGGAGGAACACAGTTAAAACAAAGAATTGCATTTCTTCTAGAAGGATTAAACTTAACCGAAGTAGCCAAAAAACCTATTGGAAATTACTCTGGAGGAATGAAACAACGTATCGGGATTGCCCAGGCATTACTTAATCATCCTAAAATATTACTGTTTGATGAACCAACCGTTGGTTTGGATCCAGAAGAACGTGTACGTTTTAGAAATTTAATTTCAGAATTAGCCAATGATTGTATTGTTATTTTGTCTTCACATATTGTTTCTGATATTGATACCATAGCGGATCAGGTAGCTATAATGAAGGAAGGCCAACTATTATGCCAGGGAAATCAAAAAACTATTATCGATACAGTAAAAAACAAAGTATTTGAAATAACAATGAACAAAGAGGAAGTGTCCAACTTCAAAAATCATCATATTATATTAAATACTATTCGTAAAAAAGAGGCCGTTATCGTACGATACATCTCAGACACATTAATAGAATCAGCAATACCATGTGAAGCAACCTTAGAGGATGCTTATCTGTATACTACTAAAAAATAA
- a CDS encoding sensor histidine kinase, with translation MSKLDRWIDNRFVQNLVVWLFTTLILTMSIQSENRFLTAVWATLYLIVPVYINNLKILPLFNRKNKLLGIGLFCLNAFLFSSIAVFFMSKQFEKFEWSMLYNLFSVMVLALLFSSAIKIAKDSFTRRQEIKDAELKLLKAQLNPHFLFNTLNNLYGLSVVNSDKLPGLMLKLSDLLRYSLYDTKEQLVPLQKEIQYLQNYVSLERIRLEDKIEIVLSTSGEMSTLNIAPMLLIVFVENAFKHLGVSKKGESRVVITTQIIEDELWFSCVNTADYKSHNESDLEKGKSGIGLQNAKKRLTLIYPDRHTLNINKKEEEFEVQLTLKL, from the coding sequence ATGTCCAAATTAGATCGATGGATAGATAATCGTTTTGTACAGAATCTTGTAGTATGGCTTTTTACTACATTAATTCTCACGATGTCTATTCAGTCAGAAAACAGGTTTCTTACTGCTGTATGGGCAACACTATATCTAATTGTTCCTGTATATATAAACAACCTAAAAATACTGCCACTATTTAACAGGAAAAATAAACTTTTGGGAATTGGACTTTTTTGTCTAAATGCTTTTTTGTTTAGTAGTATAGCTGTTTTTTTTATGAGTAAACAGTTTGAGAAATTCGAATGGTCGATGCTATACAATCTTTTTTCTGTAATGGTATTGGCCTTATTATTTAGCTCTGCGATAAAGATTGCAAAAGATAGTTTTACTCGTAGGCAAGAAATAAAGGATGCCGAACTAAAACTATTGAAAGCACAGTTAAATCCACACTTTCTGTTTAATACATTAAATAATTTATACGGCTTATCTGTTGTGAATTCTGATAAATTACCAGGTTTAATGTTAAAGCTTTCAGATTTATTACGATATAGCTTATATGATACCAAAGAGCAATTAGTGCCTTTGCAAAAAGAAATTCAATATTTACAAAATTATGTGTCTTTAGAACGTATACGCTTAGAAGATAAAATAGAGATAGTGTTAAGTACTTCTGGCGAAATGAGTACTTTAAATATCGCTCCAATGCTTTTGATTGTGTTTGTAGAAAATGCTTTTAAACATTTGGGAGTATCTAAAAAAGGAGAGAGTAGAGTAGTGATTACTACTCAGATAATCGAAGACGAATTATGGTTTAGTTGTGTAAATACAGCTGATTATAAAAGTCATAATGAATCTGATCTTGAAAAGGGGAAAAGTGGTATTGGTTTGCAAAATGCAAAAAAACGATTGACACTGATATATCCAGACAGACATACCTTGAATATTAATAAAAAAGAAGAAGAGTTCGAAGTTCAATTAACCTTAAAACTATAA
- a CDS encoding LytR/AlgR family response regulator transcription factor: protein MEILKCIIADDEPIARQILENYIEQIPNLEVLASCKDAFEVMKILQNQSADVLFLDINMPKLSGLSLLKTMQKRPDVIITTAYPEYAIEGFELSVTDYLLKPFSLERFIQAVTKIQKKNVTDTTVVHLSEKEEITTSVFVKSDKKLIKVPFKDIQYIEAYGNYIKIFTDTMILTPNTLSDFFEKLPKEDFIRIHKSYVINFNELKLIDGNQLILNNTTTLPIGKSYRKLVLDKIDGM from the coding sequence ATGGAGATTTTAAAATGCATTATTGCAGATGATGAGCCGATTGCTCGTCAGATATTAGAAAATTATATTGAGCAAATCCCTAATTTAGAAGTATTAGCATCTTGCAAAGATGCTTTTGAGGTTATGAAAATTCTTCAAAATCAATCTGCAGATGTTCTTTTTTTGGATATAAATATGCCAAAATTATCAGGATTAAGTTTATTGAAAACAATGCAGAAACGACCAGATGTTATTATTACAACCGCATATCCAGAGTATGCTATAGAAGGATTTGAATTGTCGGTAACTGATTATTTATTAAAACCGTTTTCACTAGAACGTTTTATCCAGGCGGTTACAAAAATTCAGAAAAAAAATGTAACCGATACTACCGTAGTACACCTTTCAGAAAAGGAAGAAATAACCACTTCAGTTTTTGTGAAAAGTGATAAGAAATTGATTAAAGTACCTTTTAAAGATATTCAATACATAGAAGCTTATGGTAATTATATTAAGATTTTTACCGACACTATGATTTTAACTCCCAATACATTATCAGACTTTTTTGAGAAACTGCCTAAAGAAGATTTTATAAGAATTCATAAATCGTATGTTATTAATTTTAATGAATTAAAACTAATAGATGGGAACCAGTTAATACTTAATAATACTACTACTTTACCTATTGGTAAATCCTATCGAAAACTGGTTTTAGATAAAATAGACGGGATGTAG
- a CDS encoding Ig-like domain-containing protein, translating into MAREIIALLWFILSVSKVKNSILFVLIVFFTVLEVYSQTSSEFTFNKEYVTVKKEVKTSGNFHIYRGEVPKDELSNVNQVLGKLIDEKTALRFTPLTPFGWGQKYTLVYGDTIEYFALDIPEEYKYLSVTSIYPSAKTLPSNLLKWYIQFSHPINETHIYDHIRFINAIGDTLPRAALSLENALISDHGKLLTIWIEPGRQKRDLIPNRQLGSVFKNKNTYKLVVLKKLKDTNGISMKGNFTHSFQVTIADRIKPDVNSWKIQSPKVNSKSRLLILCHESLDYGSIQNSVTVINAKEEKIDGNWQYTDHESILSFTPSNPWEKGNYKILFDAHIEDLAGNNLDRLFDSEITDTKNTLHLSKAHKLKFSIK; encoded by the coding sequence GTGGCTCGAGAAATAATAGCACTGCTATGGTTTATATTATCGGTTAGTAAAGTGAAAAACTCGATACTTTTTGTATTAATAGTATTCTTTACTGTTCTGGAGGTTTATTCTCAAACATCTTCAGAATTTACTTTTAATAAAGAATATGTTACTGTAAAAAAAGAAGTAAAAACATCGGGAAATTTCCATATCTATAGAGGTGAGGTTCCTAAAGACGAGCTTTCTAATGTAAATCAGGTGTTAGGTAAACTGATCGATGAAAAAACAGCGCTACGTTTTACTCCACTAACACCCTTTGGATGGGGGCAAAAATATACATTAGTATATGGCGATACTATAGAATATTTCGCACTCGATATTCCTGAAGAATACAAATATCTTTCTGTAACGTCTATTTACCCTTCAGCAAAAACTCTTCCTTCTAACCTTTTAAAATGGTATATTCAATTCTCTCACCCTATCAACGAAACTCATATTTATGACCACATTCGATTCATAAATGCTATAGGAGATACATTGCCCAGAGCTGCTTTATCGTTAGAGAATGCGCTCATTAGTGATCATGGAAAGCTGTTAACCATTTGGATAGAACCTGGGCGTCAAAAACGAGATTTAATACCTAATAGGCAATTAGGTTCGGTTTTTAAAAATAAAAACACATATAAACTTGTGGTTTTAAAAAAATTGAAAGACACAAATGGGATATCTATGAAGGGTAATTTTACACACTCATTTCAGGTTACTATTGCCGATCGTATAAAACCTGATGTTAATTCATGGAAAATACAGTCTCCAAAAGTGAATTCTAAATCCCGTTTATTAATTTTATGTCATGAGTCTTTAGATTATGGTAGTATACAAAATAGTGTTACTGTTATAAACGCAAAAGAAGAAAAAATTGATGGAAACTGGCAATATACCGATCACGAATCAATTTTATCCTTTACACCATCAAACCCTTGGGAAAAAGGGAATTACAAAATTTTGTTTGACGCTCACATTGAAGATTTAGCAGGAAACAATTTAGACAGATTATTTGATAGTGAAATCACTGATACTAAAAATACTCTCCATCTGTCTAAAGCGCATAAACTAAAGTTTAGTATCAAGTAA
- a CDS encoding helix-turn-helix domain-containing protein — MIALRSKEFLGKTTEQFSFGNYDISMVKYHKPVSEDWHSHEKYHLSLVLQGGNLESRKGKDIQIFPGSIVLYDKLEIHRNRHTAFPSENLNIEIDDSFFIKNELSTSGFRTSILKNTAVQFQLLKIYKELKVDDISSSDSIHSSLLTLFSGYTKIIDYKPLWVDTIRELLCDRWDEFITLSELSQKLQIHPVTISRYFSKYFNCTLGEYMRRIKIEKAILFLKHTNKSLTEITFLCGFSDQSHFSKTFKLCTGFKPNEFRRI; from the coding sequence ATGATTGCATTAAGAAGTAAGGAATTTTTGGGAAAAACAACAGAACAATTTTCTTTTGGAAATTATGATATTTCTATGGTAAAATACCATAAACCAGTTTCAGAAGATTGGCATTCTCATGAAAAATATCACCTTTCGTTGGTCTTGCAAGGCGGCAACTTAGAATCTCGAAAGGGAAAAGATATTCAAATTTTTCCGGGAAGCATTGTGTTGTATGATAAGCTAGAGATACATCGTAATAGGCATACTGCATTTCCGTCTGAGAATTTAAATATAGAAATCGATGATTCTTTTTTTATAAAAAATGAACTGTCAACTTCGGGTTTTAGGACTTCGATTCTTAAAAATACTGCTGTTCAATTTCAACTACTAAAAATATATAAGGAATTAAAGGTAGATGATATATCTTCTTCAGATTCGATTCACTCATCGTTACTTACATTGTTTTCGGGATATACCAAGATTATTGATTATAAACCTCTTTGGGTTGATACTATTCGAGAGCTGTTATGTGATCGCTGGGACGAATTTATTACACTATCAGAGTTATCACAAAAATTACAGATACATCCAGTTACAATTTCCAGGTACTTTTCAAAATATTTTAATTGTACACTAGGAGAGTATATGCGCAGGATTAAAATTGAAAAAGCAATTTTATTTTTAAAACACACCAACAAGTCTCTTACCGAAATTACATTTCTCTGTGGTTTTTCTGATCAAAGTCATTTTTCTAAAACCTTTAAACTCTGTACTGGGTTTAAACCCAATGAATTTAGAAGAATATAA
- a CDS encoding S41 family peptidase, which yields MKQTVLQKSKMVIAFLFITTSFFAQSNNDIIKEAQKLLEKNYIFLDKAKETNAHLDALMKKGFFDNRSPKDFAKALTQELRKITKDKHLRFLSPRPPGQSKKDTKASFIQNLSRYRPPMLRGFKLMKSNIGYIDLAFFGGSEEHLEKIDQVMNDMLVADAIIIDMRRNGGGSPTTVNYLSSYFFNEKLLLNTIYSRANDHTEELWVADVKGVKRPKVPVYILTSDYTFSGAEDFSYTMQSRGRATVIGEVTGGGAHPTRGFSLPNGFRIAIPFARTINPVTKTNWEGVGVQPDIKISASKALEKAKILASTQAVTFRDSFFEPLEKTLTTIEKNKTTSQASKNDIYKQLVLLTQTGMINESEINAMGYYYLQNNKPQTALIIFESNTQLFPDSANAWDSLAESYLGLENKEKAVEYYEKAIEMDPKGGVGENARGMLKRIKSQ from the coding sequence ATGAAACAAACAGTATTACAGAAAAGTAAAATGGTAATCGCATTTCTTTTCATTACAACATCTTTTTTTGCTCAATCTAATAATGACATCATTAAAGAAGCGCAAAAATTATTAGAAAAAAACTATATCTTCTTAGATAAAGCAAAAGAAACCAATGCTCATTTGGACGCATTGATGAAAAAAGGTTTTTTTGATAATCGATCTCCCAAAGATTTTGCCAAAGCACTCACCCAGGAATTGCGAAAAATCACAAAAGACAAGCACCTACGGTTTTTATCTCCCAGACCACCAGGACAATCAAAAAAAGATACAAAAGCTTCTTTTATACAAAACTTATCTAGATATAGACCTCCTATGCTAAGAGGATTTAAACTTATGAAATCTAATATCGGTTATATCGACCTTGCTTTTTTTGGTGGTTCTGAGGAACATTTGGAAAAAATAGATCAGGTAATGAATGATATGCTCGTTGCGGATGCTATAATTATAGATATGAGAAGAAATGGTGGTGGAAGCCCAACTACGGTAAATTATTTATCGAGCTACTTCTTTAATGAGAAGTTATTATTAAATACTATTTATTCTCGCGCCAATGATCATACTGAAGAATTATGGGTGGCAGATGTAAAAGGTGTTAAAAGACCCAAAGTACCTGTTTATATACTTACTAGTGATTATACATTTTCTGGTGCCGAAGATTTTTCATACACTATGCAAAGTAGAGGTAGAGCCACTGTAATAGGAGAAGTTACAGGAGGAGGAGCGCACCCAACCAGAGGTTTTTCTTTACCAAATGGGTTTAGGATTGCTATACCTTTTGCAAGAACAATAAACCCAGTTACCAAGACGAACTGGGAAGGCGTTGGGGTACAACCTGATATAAAAATATCTGCAAGTAAAGCCTTAGAAAAAGCAAAAATACTAGCATCAACACAAGCAGTGACATTTAGGGATTCATTTTTTGAACCTTTAGAAAAAACTCTTACAACTATAGAAAAAAATAAAACAACAAGCCAAGCGTCTAAAAATGATATTTACAAACAACTTGTTTTATTAACCCAAACAGGTATGATAAATGAAAGCGAAATCAATGCAATGGGGTATTATTATTTACAAAACAATAAACCACAGACAGCTTTAATTATTTTTGAATCTAATACTCAGTTATTTCCAGATTCTGCAAATGCCTGGGATAGTCTTGCAGAAAGTTATTTGGGACTAGAAAACAAAGAAAAAGCAGTTGAATACTATGAGAAGGCAATTGAAATGGATCCTAAAGGAGGAGTAGGAGAAAATGCAAGAGGAATGCTAAAAAGAATTAAGTCGCAATAG
- a CDS encoding TVP38/TMEM64 family protein: MSSKLQHIIKYTWIGLVALCLLIYFIYPALFTKEKIASFVGQFHKYAWMAFFLIHVVRGFILLPSTPLIFAGVLLFPNDLVWVLIISLIGILASSLLIYFFSNTLGFSKVFEKNNIKFNLIENRLLSKNGYLYIILWSFIPVVPTDLICYLSGAIKIKIPVFMASILLGELVLCSIYIFGSTFIIN, translated from the coding sequence ATGTCATCAAAACTTCAACACATCATAAAGTATACCTGGATTGGTCTTGTTGCCTTATGTTTGTTGATATATTTTATTTACCCAGCCCTGTTTACAAAAGAAAAAATTGCTTCTTTTGTAGGGCAGTTTCATAAATACGCTTGGATGGCTTTTTTTTTAATACATGTGGTAAGAGGTTTCATTTTGTTACCCAGTACGCCTTTAATTTTTGCGGGTGTGTTATTATTTCCCAATGATTTAGTTTGGGTACTCATTATTTCTTTAATAGGAATTCTTGCATCATCTTTATTAATCTACTTTTTTTCGAATACATTAGGTTTTTCTAAAGTATTTGAAAAAAATAATATCAAATTTAATCTTATAGAGAATAGATTATTGAGTAAAAATGGGTATTTATATATTATCCTTTGGTCTTTTATACCGGTTGTACCTACGGATTTAATTTGTTATCTATCTGGTGCAATTAAAATTAAAATCCCTGTATTTATGGCTTCTATTTTATTAGGAGAATTAGTTTTATGTTCAATTTATATCTTTGGTAGCACATTCATCATCAATTAG
- a CDS encoding class I SAM-dependent methyltransferase, which produces MSNFFTITALKNLKQTGSLFRSSRTLANKLVEPLDNNKDLVVIELGAGDGIITKQILSKIGVNSYLHSFEINLSFVPILENINDERLTIHNTCVSNLATIFSENKVDFVVSCLPLANIERTFKKQLIEDVKFILKDSGSLIQYQYSKKDLEFLKNNFTDTSTTLCIKNIPPAFIYNCKN; this is translated from the coding sequence ATGTCAAACTTTTTCACAATTACTGCTTTAAAAAACCTAAAACAAACAGGAAGCTTATTTCGAAGTTCTAGAACATTAGCAAATAAACTTGTTGAACCTTTGGATAATAATAAAGATTTGGTAGTAATTGAGTTAGGTGCTGGTGATGGAATTATCACGAAGCAAATTTTAAGCAAAATAGGGGTGAATTCTTATTTACATTCCTTTGAAATAAACCTTTCATTTGTGCCTATTTTAGAGAATATAAATGATGAACGTTTAACGATACATAATACATGTGTATCTAATTTGGCCACTATTTTTTCTGAAAATAAAGTAGATTTTGTAGTGTCTTGTTTGCCTTTAGCTAATATTGAACGCACATTTAAAAAACAATTGATCGAAGATGTAAAATTTATACTTAAAGATAGCGGAAGCCTAATTCAGTATCAATATTCTAAAAAAGATTTAGAGTTCTTAAAAAATAATTTTACAGACACAAGCACAACACTTTGTATTAAAAATATTCCACCAGCGTTTATTTATAATTGCAAAAACTAA
- a CDS encoding LytR/AlgR family response regulator transcription factor, with product MIRYIIIDDEPIAHRIIEGYCNNLPHLEKVGNCYDAFEAMQMLNKEQVDLMFLDVNMPKLSGFEFLKTLSNPPKIIVTTAYKEFAIEGYELDITDYLLKPFSFERFVKAINKTINTVIKNNTTTTQPSSIAKQSRFFIKGDKKYHQIATETILFIEAYGNYTKLYLNDDDMIVSHEKISSLEELLLKDNFIRVHKSFIVAIDKIKTIEGNRILINTHKIPIGQTYKSRIYKLYSSNG from the coding sequence ATGATACGATATATTATTATAGACGACGAACCTATTGCACATCGTATTATCGAGGGGTATTGCAATAATCTACCGCATTTAGAAAAAGTTGGTAATTGTTATGATGCTTTCGAGGCTATGCAAATGCTTAATAAAGAACAGGTAGATCTTATGTTTTTGGATGTTAATATGCCAAAATTATCGGGTTTTGAGTTCTTAAAAACACTATCTAATCCCCCTAAAATTATTGTTACAACAGCATATAAAGAATTTGCTATAGAGGGGTATGAACTAGATATCACGGATTACTTATTAAAACCTTTTTCTTTTGAACGGTTTGTAAAAGCTATTAATAAAACGATTAATACTGTTATAAAAAATAACACAACCACTACGCAACCATCCTCTATTGCAAAACAAAGCCGTTTCTTTATTAAGGGCGATAAAAAATACCACCAAATAGCTACAGAAACAATTTTGTTTATTGAAGCCTATGGAAATTATACCAAACTCTACCTTAATGATGATGATATGATTGTGAGTCATGAAAAAATATCATCATTAGAAGAACTTTTGTTAAAAGATAACTTTATACGAGTTCATAAATCTTTTATTGTAGCTATCGATAAAATAAAAACTATCGAAGGTAATAGAATCTTGATCAATACGCACAAAATACCTATAGGTCAGACATATAAGAGTCGTATTTATAAGCTCTATAGTTCTAATGGATAG
- a CDS encoding sensor histidine kinase, whose translation MITFLKKYKAFVIGFFVVFFTILYLEYIGFIKIPEDNHIEVIVIFTFWWLVASLPIYKFRYFKKNKIVVYKILGLILLLIVAITVDSYWKIPDNPIVIFLITLFWLGVFYVLFSSFFKKYKLFILVIYTIAISYFFYVRLFSKNLDTYLNDEKDIAFIILTLPIPILIILWLFEQWKWLKTLKAEKGKAELALLKSQVNPHFFFNTLNNLYGLTVEKSDSAPEVVLKLSDMMRYTIYEGKQDVVFLKEEIKYLENYIELHKIRYQKKVVITFDHTYDKDDKVAPLLFIILLENAFKHGVERLTKDAYIHINLMTENNTIKFYIENNYEEPKETGQHGIGLDNLKDRLKLIYPKKHKLLIKKDKTIYKTTLEIDTQ comes from the coding sequence ATGATTACATTTCTAAAAAAATATAAAGCTTTTGTAATTGGTTTTTTTGTGGTCTTTTTTACAATACTATATTTAGAATATATAGGGTTCATAAAAATTCCGGAAGATAATCATATAGAGGTCATTGTTATTTTTACATTTTGGTGGCTTGTTGCCTCACTTCCTATTTATAAATTCAGGTATTTCAAAAAAAATAAAATTGTAGTATACAAAATACTTGGACTAATACTTTTACTCATAGTAGCCATTACGGTAGATAGTTATTGGAAAATCCCTGACAATCCCATTGTTATATTTCTAATTACATTGTTCTGGTTAGGTGTTTTTTATGTGCTATTTTCTTCATTTTTTAAAAAATATAAGCTGTTCATTTTAGTAATCTATACAATTGCAATATCTTATTTCTTTTATGTTCGCTTGTTTTCTAAAAACTTAGACACTTATCTAAATGATGAAAAAGATATTGCATTCATTATTCTTACGCTACCTATACCTATTCTCATTATACTTTGGCTATTTGAGCAATGGAAATGGTTAAAGACATTGAAAGCAGAAAAAGGAAAAGCCGAGTTGGCTTTATTAAAAAGCCAGGTAAATCCACATTTCTTTTTTAATACATTAAATAATTTATATGGCTTAACAGTCGAAAAATCTGATAGTGCTCCAGAAGTAGTGCTAAAACTATCTGATATGATGCGATATACTATTTATGAAGGTAAGCAAGATGTTGTATTTTTAAAAGAGGAAATCAAATATTTAGAGAACTATATAGAATTACATAAAATACGGTATCAAAAAAAAGTGGTTATAACATTTGATCATACTTATGATAAAGATGATAAGGTTGCACCTTTGTTGTTTATCATTTTGCTAGAAAATGCGTTTAAGCATGGCGTAGAACGGTTAACAAAAGACGCTTATATTCATATTAATTTAATGACAGAAAACAATACCATTAAATTTTATATCGAGAATAATTATGAAGAACCAAAAGAAACTGGTCAACATGGGATTGGATTGGATAATTTAAAAGACAGATTAAAACTTATTTATCCCAAAAAACATAAACTACTTATCAAAAAAGATAAAACTATTTACAAAACAACCTTAGAGATAGATACACAATGA
- a CDS encoding ABC transporter ATP-binding protein: MNRLYIQNLSKTYPNGVKALDNVSLTITNGMFGLLGPNGAGKSSLMRTIASLQEPTSGTITFNDKDIVNHPQEIRNHLGYLPQEFGVYPKISAQNLLHHIAILKGISNKSECKDQVEALLQQTNLYQHRKKAVHTFSGGMRQRFGVAQALLGNPQLIIVDEPTAGLDPEERNRFLNLLSEIGENVIVILSTHIVEDVRDLCANMAIMGEGKIIKQGNPIELTKALTGNVWTKTITKEELQFYKEQFNIISTRLVSGKTQIQVFAETIPENGFETMQPDLESVYFSTLFNNQPINS, encoded by the coding sequence ATGAACAGATTATATATTCAAAATTTATCTAAAACATATCCTAATGGAGTAAAAGCTCTGGATAATGTTTCTCTTACCATTACCAATGGGATGTTTGGCCTATTAGGGCCAAATGGAGCAGGAAAATCATCTTTAATGAGAACAATTGCTTCATTACAGGAACCTACATCGGGTACTATAACTTTTAATGACAAAGATATTGTTAATCACCCTCAGGAAATTAGAAATCATTTAGGGTATTTACCTCAAGAGTTTGGAGTATATCCTAAGATTAGTGCTCAAAATCTACTTCATCATATTGCTATTTTAAAAGGAATATCTAATAAAAGTGAATGTAAGGATCAGGTAGAAGCACTGTTACAACAAACAAATTTATATCAACATCGTAAAAAAGCAGTACATACATTTTCTGGTGGTATGCGGCAGCGTTTTGGAGTAGCCCAAGCTTTATTAGGTAATCCGCAACTCATTATTGTAGATGAACCTACTGCAGGATTAGATCCCGAGGAACGTAACCGGTTTTTGAATTTATTAAGCGAGATAGGAGAGAATGTGATTGTTATTCTATCGACTCATATTGTAGAAGATGTTCGCGATTTATGTGCAAATATGGCTATTATGGGAGAAGGAAAAATTATAAAACAAGGTAACCCCATAGAACTTACAAAAGCGTTAACAGGAAATGTCTGGACAAAAACCATAACAAAGGAAGAACTTCAATTCTATAAGGAGCAGTTTAATATAATCTCTACACGACTAGTTTCGGGGAAAACACAGATTCAGGTTTTTGCCGAGACCATTCCCGAAAATGGAT